The genomic segment CCAAGGCCAGGAGTACCGCGGCGTACCAGATGCCCGCGCCCACCGGTCCGCCCATCCACAGGAAACGCTGGACGCTGAGCAGGGCCGAGGTGATCAGCAGCGGAGGGAGGACCAAGGCGCCGAAGCCGTAGGGGACGCTCCAAGGGCGGTCCAGTTGCCGCGGCTGTGCGGGGCGTCGGTAGACGCGGTGGCTCAGCCAGGACCGTGCGTCGGCCATGGCGAGGTGGCGGACGAACGGCTTGTCGACCGCGGCCAGCAGCAGGAGGTAGCCGTCGAGCTTGATGAAGGGCAGGAGGTTGAAGGTGATCGTCATGGCGTTGGCCAGGACCACCAGCCACCAGTACTGCCGCCGGCCACCGAGATCCGCGGCGCCGGCCAGGGCTGCGACCGCGGCGACCGCGGCGTTGACCGCGACGCCGGCCAGCGCGACGGCGGCGCGCTGGCGCCGTCGGGGCAGCCGCCAGCTGGAGGTGACGTCACAGAAGAACGCGGGTGAGAAGTACAGGAGCATGATGCCCATCCGCCGGGGCCGTCCGCCGAAGTACGACAGGGCCGTGGCGTGGCCGAACTCGTGGAGCACGTTCACCGCGATCATCGTGGCGTAGACCTGCAGCCATGTGCCGGGGGAGCGGTGGATGATGGCGTCGTGCAGCTGGCCGGCGTTGGCCACCGTGGTGACGAGACCCGCGCAGAGCAAGGCGGCGTAGGCCACGATCACGGGGCGGCGGGCCAGCACAGCGCCGGCCGATCGCAGGACGCCGTTGAGGCGGTCGGGCTGGTAGAGGGTGAGCTGGAGCATCGCTGGTTTCCGGAAGACCAGCCGCCGCGGCGCCGCCGATGAGAGCGCGCCGCCTGTGTCGAGCAGACCGGCGGCGGCGAACCGGGTCAGTGTCTCGGCTGCGCGCGGCCGGCCGAGCATCGGTGACCAGTCGGCCAGGACCGTGTCCGGGGTCCGCGTGCCGTCCAGCGTGCGCAGCAGGCGGACGGCGTCCCCGCCCATCCTCAGATAGGTGCCGCCAGGCAGACTCACCACCGCCCCAGCGCCGTCCGGCCGTTGGGTGATCTCCACTCCGTCGCGCAGGCGCGGACGGCCGGGGGGCGGTGCGGGCGGGCCGGGAACCGGAGGGCGGCAGGCCTCGGGCGGCCCGGGTTTGCGCGTGAACATGCTGTGACCTCATCGTGAACGGCCCGCTTGACGGGCGCGGAGCCTGCCGCGCGCGGAGCCTGGCGCACTTGCCGCTGGGGTGTCCCGCTCGGCGGCCGGGCAGCCGGGCACCGTTCGGCATGCGACCGCCTGCCCACCGCTCTCCGGTCGTCATCGGCTGCGTCTAGCCCATGGGCATGCCCATACCCGGACGCATCATCCCGCCGCCCATCATGCCCGGCGGCATCATCCCGGGCGGCATCATGCCCGGCTGCATGCCCATGGGCGCGGGCGGGAAGAAGTTGGCCTGCGCGGAGTTGAAGAAGTCAGCGCCGGCGTTGACCAGGAATCGACCTGAGGCGACAGCGGACTGGGCGGCGCCGAACTGCGGGTTCATCGTGGATTTCTCTGCCGCTCCGAACGCGTTCTCCACAGACATGAACAGGTTGTTGACGCCCATTCGGAACGGGCCTGGGCCGTCGTCGGCAGGAGCGTCGAGCTGCTCCAGGAATTCGATCTCCAACTCCAGTTCGCACGGCTTGAGCACAGACTCCATAACGCCACCTCTTCCTTCGGTTTGACGGGGAA from the Streptomyces sp. RKAG293 genome contains:
- the mpaP gene encoding daptide biosynthesis intramembrane metalloprotease, which produces MFTRKPGPPEACRPPVPGPPAPPPGRPRLRDGVEITQRPDGAGAVVSLPGGTYLRMGGDAVRLLRTLDGTRTPDTVLADWSPMLGRPRAAETLTRFAAAGLLDTGGALSSAAPRRLVFRKPAMLQLTLYQPDRLNGVLRSAGAVLARRPVIVAYAALLCAGLVTTVANAGQLHDAIIHRSPGTWLQVYATMIAVNVLHEFGHATALSYFGGRPRRMGIMLLYFSPAFFCDVTSSWRLPRRRQRAAVALAGVAVNAAVAAVAALAGAADLGGRRQYWWLVVLANAMTITFNLLPFIKLDGYLLLLAAVDKPFVRHLAMADARSWLSHRVYRRPAQPRQLDRPWSVPYGFGALVLPPLLITSALLSVQRFLWMGGPVGAGIWYAAVLLALARLLYGAYTVAFPKIPAAARPGEPDAGTDAAERALPA